The following are encoded in a window of Candidatus Babeliales bacterium genomic DNA:
- a CDS encoding TatD family hydrolase: MFVDTHCHLNMMVKTEFDTLLKPEHFVLVHDIIEQAKRAGVTQIINVGTSLPESMNSVALAQHFDNVYATVGLHPCDCTPTWRKDFEDIVRLVKNKEENKIKAIGEVGLDFYHKPFDAQRQVDAFKAQIELALEYNLPLVIHVRDAGEELLRVLEEYVKEIKGATIHCFSQKQDFADIVVGWGFYIGIDGPITYPKNDELRSIVKATPLEHIILETDAPFLPPQQYRGKQNSPVYLPLFAQTIADLKGVSLEELARQTTANATKLFDL; this comes from the coding sequence ATGTTTGTTGACACTCATTGCCATTTGAACATGATGGTAAAAACCGAGTTTGATACGCTTCTCAAACCGGAGCATTTTGTGCTCGTGCACGATATTATAGAACAAGCCAAGCGGGCCGGCGTTACTCAAATTATTAACGTTGGTACCAGTCTGCCCGAAAGTATGAACTCAGTAGCACTGGCACAGCATTTTGATAATGTTTATGCAACGGTTGGTTTGCATCCGTGTGACTGCACGCCAACCTGGCGCAAAGATTTTGAAGACATTGTTCGCTTGGTAAAAAATAAAGAAGAAAATAAAATTAAAGCGATTGGTGAAGTTGGTTTAGATTTTTATCACAAACCATTTGATGCGCAACGACAAGTTGATGCGTTTAAAGCGCAGATTGAATTGGCGCTTGAATATAACTTGCCGTTGGTTATTCACGTGCGTGATGCTGGCGAAGAATTACTGAGAGTTTTGGAAGAGTATGTTAAAGAAATTAAAGGCGCGACTATTCATTGCTTTAGTCAAAAGCAAGATTTTGCAGACATTGTTGTGGGCTGGGGTTTTTATATTGGCATTGACGGGCCCATAACCTATCCAAAAAATGATGAGCTGCGCTCGATTGTAAAAGCGACGCCGCTTGAGCATATTATTTTAGAAACTGATGCGCCGTTTTTGCCACCGCAGCAGTATCGTGGCAAACAAAACAGCCCCGTTTATTTGCCGCTCTTTGCGCAAACGATTGCTGACCTGAAGGGTGTGAGTTTGGAAGAGCTGGCGCGCCAGACAACGGCCAATGCGACCAAGCTTTTTGATTTGTAA
- a CDS encoding HU family DNA-binding protein — protein MNKSELINALSEETNFSKKDVAKVLAAFTRIIERTLKKGGKVSLTGFGTYWTSKRPARVGINPATKEKINLPAIKVPRFKPGKHLKEQIRSGY, from the coding sequence ATGAACAAAAGCGAGTTGATCAACGCGCTAAGCGAAGAAACCAACTTCAGCAAGAAAGATGTTGCAAAAGTACTTGCAGCATTCACACGCATCATTGAAAGAACACTTAAAAAAGGTGGTAAGGTTTCTTTGACAGGATTTGGTACGTACTGGACATCAAAGCGCCCAGCACGTGTTGGTATTAATCCAGCAACCAAAGAAAAAATCAACCTGCCTGCCATCAAGGTGCCTCGTTTCAAACCAGGCAAACATCTTAAAGAGCAAATCCGCTCAGGTTATTAA
- a CDS encoding rod shape-determining protein RodA, producing MFDKRIMRHFDWVNFVVTLILLSIGLLFVFSSTYQVEKPCSMFFKKQLFGVVSGLVIYVIMCLVDLRKILQAGYLAYFGILALLLYTVVGGWVGMGAQRWISLYLFRFQPSELTKLIFPLFVAYCFTEFNNVARDDGQRYTMQQFWYPLTILLLSFILISRQPDLGTALIVLFSGLILFWFIGMPRKFFVIAVLVSILGTPVLWTCLKPYQQRRILVLFGYGDVKRERYQIEQSKIAIGSGGVLGKGFLQGTQSKLGFLPEDHNDFIFSVICEEWGLLGACFLIFLFALLCVRLIYLIFQIPSFANQIISLGLIMHIVLSVCINIGMVVGLLPIVGQSLPLLSYGISNLWITLASLGWLNNIAMRRFFS from the coding sequence ATGTTTGATAAACGTATCATGCGTCATTTTGATTGGGTTAATTTTGTTGTCACGCTTATTTTGTTGAGCATTGGTTTGTTATTTGTTTTCAGCTCAACCTATCAGGTTGAAAAACCTTGTTCCATGTTTTTTAAAAAGCAGCTGTTTGGGGTTGTTTCAGGTTTGGTAATTTATGTAATCATGTGTTTGGTAGATTTGCGTAAAATACTTCAGGCTGGCTATTTGGCTTACTTTGGTATTTTGGCGTTGTTGTTGTATACCGTTGTTGGCGGGTGGGTAGGCATGGGTGCCCAGCGTTGGATTTCGCTGTATCTCTTTCGTTTTCAGCCCTCAGAGCTGACCAAGTTAATATTTCCACTTTTTGTGGCGTATTGTTTTACTGAATTTAATAATGTAGCGCGTGATGATGGCCAGCGGTATACCATGCAGCAGTTTTGGTACCCACTGACTATTTTATTACTCAGTTTTATCTTAATTTCGCGCCAGCCCGATCTGGGCACCGCGTTGATCGTTTTGTTTTCTGGATTAATTTTATTTTGGTTTATTGGAATGCCGCGCAAATTTTTTGTTATTGCTGTGTTGGTTTCAATTTTGGGAACGCCGGTGCTGTGGACCTGCCTTAAACCGTACCAACAGCGCCGCATTTTGGTGTTGTTTGGGTATGGCGATGTTAAACGTGAGCGCTATCAAATTGAGCAGTCAAAAATTGCGATTGGTTCGGGCGGTGTTTTGGGCAAAGGTTTTTTGCAAGGCACGCAAAGTAAGCTGGGTTTTTTGCCTGAAGATCATAATGACTTTATTTTTTCAGTCATTTGTGAAGAGTGGGGCCTGCTGGGTGCCTGTTTTCTTATTTTTCTCTTTGCGCTCTTGTGTGTGCGGCTGATTTATTTGATCTTTCAAATACCGTCGTTTGCCAACCAAATCATTTCGTTGGGTCTTATTATGCACATTGTGCTCTCGGTCTGCATAAACATTGGTATGGTGGTGGGCCTGCTGCCAATTGTTGGGCAATCATTGCCACTACTGAGCTATGGCATTAGCAACCTGTGGATTACCTTGGCAAGTCTAGGCTGGCTTAATAACATTGCCATGCGGCGCTTTTTTTCTTAA
- a CDS encoding phytanoyl-CoA dioxygenase family protein, with the protein MNKKFKRWVNFFGINFFVLGIFTTTLKSNDLVGAVKRGDYERVKVLLESRLCQDQQFDASLFTMAARGEHADHRIVALLMRYGLCDVRCLENLSRAFLHGVREYYQRLPEPGFSDDRLGEQGVAYLEALNQNGIVRISGLLSDAEVMQLQKDFQKFVDSMDDQRARGINVEKRRDDYYDPETNLYHCNNPFKLSQTLVDFCCNELVCSVINNYLEKVGYIVKGWATHYMPGGKEVSIFKWHHDKSGQRVKMMILLGDVEERSRHLSYVLGSHAISHDFETYIGTSGDLDYYRKKFGKEPVIFKALGKAGDIFLFDTNGIHKANCGELARDTFIITYSADKQLVFKSTLPFGAFDGLTVDERHPFFRTLAAQSRQYFAPQYGGWLGSLEHVDSWY; encoded by the coding sequence ATGAATAAAAAGTTCAAGCGTTGGGTGAATTTTTTTGGCATCAATTTTTTTGTTCTTGGTATTTTTACGACAACGTTGAAGTCAAATGATTTGGTTGGTGCGGTAAAACGAGGTGACTATGAACGTGTAAAAGTTTTGCTTGAAAGCCGTTTGTGCCAGGACCAGCAATTTGACGCATCTCTTTTTACCATGGCGGCCAGGGGTGAGCATGCAGACCACCGCATTGTTGCTTTGCTTATGCGCTACGGTTTGTGTGACGTGAGATGTCTTGAAAATTTATCCAGAGCTTTTTTGCATGGCGTTCGTGAATATTATCAACGTCTGCCAGAGCCTGGTTTTTCTGATGATCGGTTGGGCGAGCAGGGTGTTGCTTACCTTGAAGCGCTTAATCAAAATGGTATTGTGCGTATTTCTGGCCTTCTTAGTGACGCCGAGGTGATGCAATTACAGAAAGACTTTCAAAAATTTGTAGATTCAATGGATGACCAGCGAGCACGAGGGATTAACGTTGAAAAAAGACGCGATGATTACTATGATCCTGAAACCAATCTTTACCATTGTAATAACCCATTTAAATTATCACAAACATTAGTAGATTTTTGCTGTAATGAATTGGTTTGTTCGGTGATTAATAATTATCTGGAGAAGGTTGGTTATATTGTAAAAGGCTGGGCAACGCATTATATGCCAGGTGGCAAGGAAGTCAGTATATTTAAATGGCATCATGACAAATCCGGCCAGCGTGTAAAAATGATGATTTTACTGGGCGATGTTGAAGAGCGGTCGCGTCATTTGTCGTATGTTCTTGGCTCTCATGCTATTTCACACGATTTTGAGACATATATTGGAACGTCGGGGGATTTGGACTATTACAGAAAGAAATTTGGTAAAGAACCGGTTATTTTTAAGGCGCTGGGCAAGGCTGGTGATATTTTTCTTTTCGATACTAATGGTATTCATAAGGCAAATTGTGGCGAGCTTGCACGCGATACCTTTATTATTACCTATTCGGCCGACAAACAGCTTGTTTTTAAATCAACATTACCATTTGGGGCTTTTGATGGGTTGACTGTTGATGAGAGGCATCCATTTTTTCGTACCTTGGCAGCACAGTCGCGGCAATATTTTGCACCGCAGTATGGCGGGTGGCTAGGCAGCTTGGAGCATGTTGATTCTTGGTATTAA
- a CDS encoding SMC family ATPase, which translates to MIPRKLTLKNFLCYGDTAQEIDFKNYSLICLSGKNGYGKSALLDAMTWAVWGQARKVTGAIKADDGLLRLGQSRMMVSFEFELGNKRYHVRREFAKTYGKPYAALDFEVFEEQTQRFVSLTDKTIKQTQDKIDATIGLDFDTFLNSAFLRQNQSNEFSKKTPKERKQILANILGLSKYDLLQQAALDKAKKFIDDIKFIQKLQEQYLLELEKKPLVEQTASDTKKNLITLSSELDHQHKQLIALQQQEQQLVDQQRQYEFLTQQNETLAKKAVLKKTELLELRAAWQTAHRNALHLPDTKKLDVEKQHLREQEKIFITQQQAGLTLHEHILQKKESYQKLAQAWQQEQEKTLQELRRTRERAELEAKHLATQLASKQRETSERQALLKQTSDSIKELALKLQEKQTFTQQFQALKSQFDKRRTFYNTLVQRGNYAKNTISELDHKKKAVDDQTSPSCPLCLQILTAKRKQFLSVQFSKEDDFLKHRLTRVATIIKKLKQLLLTQHEQMQQQTAKAEQFAHLQAQHDELIKKEAQLAQECAQLEQATALLQQQHAQREQECTQLTQAYEEQEKAFGKDSPKAKELALLAQEIKKLMTEKEQTALDHNAYAKLQEAIKKIEVACQQVQATQHDLGKQESRKERIGQICNELKEDKQQAAELEKRIKQLAFNPQTALAMSTTIANLAQQATTLSQEKERLLQTLGRLENELQRLEKVKKEQAENIKKLNNLEEERDEYQVIAQAFSKNGIQALLIEEAIPEVEEEANNILAQLTNNQSQIFIESLHDLKSGGVKETLVIKISDAAGMRPYEMFSGGEAFRIDFALRIAISKLLARRAGTALQTLIIDEGFGSQDEEGLTRLMNAIHAIQNDFSRVIIVSHLPEFKDNFPVHFIVEKGPSGSQVHIEERG; encoded by the coding sequence ATGATCCCTCGTAAACTAACGCTAAAAAACTTTTTGTGCTACGGCGATACCGCACAGGAAATAGATTTTAAAAATTATTCCCTCATCTGCCTTTCAGGCAAAAATGGCTATGGCAAATCCGCTTTGCTTGATGCCATGACGTGGGCTGTGTGGGGGCAAGCGCGTAAAGTAACCGGCGCCATAAAAGCCGACGACGGCTTGTTGCGCCTGGGCCAGAGTCGCATGATGGTGAGTTTTGAATTTGAACTGGGCAATAAGCGCTACCACGTACGCCGCGAATTTGCCAAAACCTATGGCAAGCCCTATGCCGCCCTGGACTTTGAAGTTTTTGAAGAGCAGACACAGCGCTTTGTTTCCTTAACCGACAAAACAATTAAACAAACACAAGACAAAATTGACGCAACAATCGGCTTAGATTTTGATACGTTTCTTAACTCAGCGTTTTTACGCCAAAACCAGTCTAACGAATTTTCAAAAAAAACACCCAAAGAGCGTAAGCAAATTTTGGCCAACATTTTGGGCCTGAGCAAATACGATCTGTTGCAGCAAGCAGCGTTGGACAAAGCAAAAAAATTTATTGACGACATCAAGTTTATTCAAAAGCTGCAAGAACAGTACCTGCTTGAGCTTGAAAAAAAACCACTTGTTGAACAAACGGCCAGTGATACCAAAAAAAATCTTATCACACTCAGCTCTGAGCTTGACCACCAACACAAGCAATTAATTGCCTTACAGCAGCAAGAGCAGCAACTGGTTGACCAACAACGCCAGTACGAGTTTTTGACGCAGCAGAATGAAACCTTGGCCAAGAAAGCAGTGCTCAAAAAAACTGAACTCTTAGAACTTCGCGCCGCCTGGCAAACGGCACACCGCAACGCGCTGCACCTGCCCGACACCAAAAAACTGGATGTCGAGAAACAACACCTGCGCGAACAAGAAAAAATTTTTATTACACAACAACAGGCTGGCTTAACCCTGCACGAGCATATTTTGCAAAAAAAAGAGAGCTACCAAAAGTTGGCACAGGCTTGGCAGCAAGAACAGGAAAAAACCCTACAGGAGCTGCGCCGAACACGCGAACGGGCTGAACTTGAAGCAAAGCACTTGGCAACACAACTGGCCAGCAAGCAGCGCGAAACAAGCGAGCGACAAGCTTTGCTCAAACAAACAAGCGACTCGATTAAAGAACTTGCCCTCAAACTGCAAGAGAAGCAGACCTTTACACAACAATTTCAAGCACTCAAAAGCCAATTCGACAAACGCCGCACGTTTTATAACACGCTGGTCCAGCGCGGCAATTATGCCAAAAACACCATTAGCGAGCTTGATCACAAAAAAAAAGCAGTCGACGACCAAACAAGCCCTTCCTGCCCACTCTGTTTACAAATTTTGACGGCAAAGCGTAAGCAATTTTTGAGCGTGCAATTTAGTAAAGAAGATGATTTTTTAAAACACCGACTTACCCGCGTTGCAACAATTATTAAAAAACTTAAGCAGCTGTTGCTCACGCAACACGAGCAGATGCAGCAACAAACGGCCAAAGCAGAGCAGTTTGCACATCTGCAGGCACAACACGACGAGCTGATAAAAAAAGAAGCCCAGCTAGCACAGGAATGCGCGCAGCTTGAGCAAGCGACTGCCCTGCTGCAACAACAACATGCTCAACGTGAGCAGGAGTGTACACAACTAACACAAGCGTACGAAGAACAAGAAAAAGCATTTGGCAAAGACAGCCCCAAAGCCAAAGAACTTGCGTTACTTGCACAAGAAATTAAAAAATTAATGACCGAAAAAGAACAGACTGCTCTTGACCACAATGCGTATGCCAAGCTGCAAGAAGCGATTAAAAAAATTGAAGTAGCATGCCAACAGGTACAAGCAACGCAACACGATCTTGGCAAACAAGAAAGCCGCAAAGAACGGATTGGGCAGATTTGTAACGAACTAAAAGAGGACAAGCAACAGGCAGCCGAGCTTGAAAAGCGCATTAAACAGCTTGCGTTCAACCCGCAAACAGCATTGGCCATGAGCACGACCATTGCCAATTTAGCACAGCAAGCAACAACACTCTCGCAAGAAAAAGAGCGTTTATTGCAAACGCTGGGCCGCTTAGAAAACGAGTTACAGCGGCTTGAAAAGGTTAAAAAAGAACAGGCCGAAAATATTAAAAAATTAAATAATCTTGAAGAAGAACGCGATGAATACCAAGTTATTGCGCAAGCATTTAGCAAAAACGGTATTCAGGCGCTGCTGATTGAAGAAGCTATTCCTGAAGTTGAGGAAGAGGCAAATAACATTCTTGCCCAACTAACCAACAATCAATCGCAAATTTTTATAGAATCACTGCACGATCTCAAAAGTGGTGGCGTTAAAGAAACGCTCGTGATAAAAATTTCTGATGCTGCCGGCATGCGACCGTACGAAATGTTTTCGGGCGGCGAAGCGTTTCGCATCGACTTTGCCCTGCGCATCGCCATTTCTAAATTGCTAGCACGGCGTGCGGGCACCGCACTGCAAACACTCATTATCGACGAAGGGTTTGGCTCGCAAGACGAAGAAGGCCTAACCAGACTCATGAATGCCATTCACGCAATCCAAAATGATTTTTCACGGGTTATTATTGTTTCACACTTGCCAGAATTTAAAGATAATTTCCCCGTCCACTTTATTGTAGAAAAAGGACCGAGCGGTTCTCAAGTTCACATTGAAGAACGCGGCTAG
- a CDS encoding CPBP family intramembrane metalloprotease has translation MIQHKKWKSLGPVVLSALSFGIIFAMLEPLARLLDPSLTLFASRGAGKIVQTILAISHVLLLLSLQPLSFLKTWFNQNIRFLGSTSWLKDFFTTFIIFFTLHSALLGSLWLAGYTHFNTAWGTLTGGLLASMGFGFLATFMLAWTEELIFRGTVLPFLKQFLSPLESIFWSALVFMLCHDFSNPLNLLTVDYKLGLGLFLLGFMLALIFHISGKLYAGMGAHAGLVFVKVIMRRAPLLVYLPASQLPWFVNADLRQSFLVHALFVLVIVFLMIAYRDRLSNKPHLKA, from the coding sequence ATGATACAGCACAAAAAATGGAAAAGTTTAGGGCCGGTAGTTTTATCGGCCCTTTCTTTTGGAATCATCTTCGCCATGCTCGAGCCCTTGGCACGCTTACTAGACCCATCACTAACACTCTTTGCAAGCCGCGGCGCGGGCAAAATTGTTCAAACAATCTTAGCAATAAGTCACGTTTTGCTTTTGCTCAGTCTACAGCCACTCAGTTTTTTAAAAACATGGTTTAACCAAAACATTCGTTTTCTTGGTTCAACGTCGTGGCTCAAAGATTTTTTTACTACGTTTATTATTTTCTTTACCTTGCACAGCGCTTTACTCGGTTCTTTATGGCTTGCCGGCTACACACACTTCAACACAGCGTGGGGCACCCTGACTGGCGGCTTACTGGCAAGCATGGGCTTTGGATTTTTGGCAACGTTTATGCTGGCATGGACCGAAGAACTTATTTTTCGCGGGACCGTACTACCGTTTTTAAAACAATTTTTGAGTCCGTTAGAAAGTATCTTTTGGTCGGCACTGGTTTTTATGTTGTGCCACGATTTTTCAAACCCACTCAACCTGCTCACGGTTGATTACAAACTGGGACTTGGTCTCTTTTTGTTGGGCTTCATGCTCGCTTTAATTTTTCATATTTCCGGCAAACTGTATGCTGGCATGGGCGCTCATGCGGGGCTGGTATTTGTTAAAGTAATTATGCGCCGCGCACCATTGCTAGTTTACTTGCCAGCAAGCCAGCTGCCATGGTTTGTTAATGCAGATTTGCGGCAATCATTTTTGGTTCACGCACTCTTTGTGCTCGTAATCGTTTTTCTCATGATCGCGTATCGCGATCGCTTGAGTAATAAGCCACACTTAAAGGCTTAA
- a CDS encoding ABC transporter substrate-binding protein, with protein sequence MKRTNTPPIFNVLLLLAAFCPLALKAQKLSPNPAANEIVFGQSGTFSGSLGLYGNIIKNSIELCFRTTNEQGGVNGKMLRLESLEDNGDPAQAASNVATLRTKGIDMFLGSMGSRSIVKLLPQVEANDIALFFPWGSNAQLRNQKLSSVINGPGLLEPQIKALVDHIVNNVKQKKIAIFYADDDFSTSAKDDLVAQLGKHGIVPTALTSYNRFTMDIIAAAEPLIQHDPKLVICIATSMPTVRLIKHFFERGHYATTFFGIDSTLFVGNILQSKGIDFAYTSATPDPVTSQLPIAQQYRENLQKYMPTETPNILSFAYYLSATLIVDALKKLDGQITKEKIINQIETMRNYNLGGFMINFDASTRHAFGNDVSLIKG encoded by the coding sequence GTGAAAAGGACCAACACTCCCCCCATTTTTAACGTCTTGCTGCTCTTGGCAGCCTTCTGCCCCCTTGCCCTAAAAGCTCAAAAACTGAGCCCCAACCCAGCAGCCAATGAGATTGTTTTTGGCCAGTCGGGCACCTTTTCGGGCTCTTTGGGCCTGTACGGAAATATTATAAAAAATTCAATCGAACTTTGTTTTAGGACCACAAACGAACAAGGGGGCGTGAACGGAAAAATGCTACGTCTGGAAAGCCTAGAAGATAATGGCGACCCAGCACAAGCAGCCAGCAACGTTGCTACTTTGCGCACCAAAGGCATTGATATGTTTTTGGGCTCCATGGGCAGCCGCAGCATAGTAAAGCTTTTACCACAAGTTGAAGCCAACGATATCGCTTTATTCTTTCCGTGGGGTAGCAACGCACAGCTCAGAAACCAAAAACTTTCAAGTGTTATTAACGGCCCAGGTCTTTTAGAACCACAAATAAAAGCTTTAGTCGACCATATTGTTAATAACGTTAAACAAAAAAAGATCGCCATTTTTTATGCTGATGACGATTTTTCGACCAGTGCAAAAGATGATTTGGTAGCCCAACTAGGCAAGCACGGCATTGTGCCAACGGCACTCACGTCGTACAATCGTTTTACTATGGACATTATTGCTGCAGCAGAACCGCTCATTCAACACGACCCAAAGCTGGTAATCTGCATTGCCACCAGCATGCCAACGGTACGCTTAATCAAGCATTTTTTTGAACGTGGGCACTATGCAACAACATTTTTTGGCATCGATTCAACATTATTTGTGGGCAACATTTTGCAATCAAAAGGCATTGATTTTGCCTACACATCAGCCACACCAGACCCTGTTACCAGCCAACTGCCCATTGCACAGCAGTACCGCGAAAACTTACAAAAATATATGCCAACCGAAACGCCCAACATTCTTTCGTTTGCTTACTACCTAAGCGCTACGCTTATTGTTGACGCACTCAAAAAACTAGACGGCCAGATAACTAAAGAAAAAATAATTAATCAGATCGAAACCATGCGTAATTACAATCTTGGCGGTTTTATGATTAACTTTGACGCATCAACACGACACGCTTTCGGAAATGATGTTTCGTTGATAAAAGGATAA